The region ATTAAACTTAATCGAATCATTAGTTTGCTCACGATCCCAGGGGCATTCTTTTCTTAATCGTTTAACAATCCCGATAAAATCAGTAAATTTGCTGTCAGTCATTTGAAATCCTTTTTTACTAAATGTTTCGAATCAAATTTAAGAAAAAAATAATAATCGTTTAGGAGATTTTATGATAGAAGAAAAAATTAAAGAACTTGGATTTGAAGTTCCGGAAGTTGCAAAACCTTTAGCAGCCTACATCCCAGCCAAAAAGGTTGGAAGCCTTGTTATGACTTCAGGACAGGTACCTGTAGTAAAAGGTGAAGTAAAATATAAAGGTAAGATTGGAAAAGAATTATCTGAAGAGGATGGTATCCTTGCCGCTCAGATTTGTGCACTTAATTGTTTGGCTGCAATTAAATCGGTAATAGGGAATCTCGATAATATTATTGAAGTTGAAAAACTTACTGTGTTTGTTGCAAGTGCACCAGAGTTTACTGCACAACCAAAAGTAGCAAACGGTGCTTCAGAATTGATTGGTAAAATATTTGGCGAAGCTGGAAAGCATGTTAGAAGTGCTGTTGGAGTTGCATCTTTGCCACTTGATGCTGCTGTTGAAATTGAGATGATAGTACTGGTAAAGTAAAAATAATTTGTTTTAGATATTTTTAATTAAAACTGAAGTTTGTTTTTATTTCAT is a window of Ignavibacterium sp. DNA encoding:
- a CDS encoding RidA family protein encodes the protein MIEEKIKELGFEVPEVAKPLAAYIPAKKVGSLVMTSGQVPVVKGEVKYKGKIGKELSEEDGILAAQICALNCLAAIKSVIGNLDNIIEVEKLTVFVASAPEFTAQPKVANGASELIGKIFGEAGKHVRSAVGVASLPLDAAVEIEMIVLVK